The following coding sequences are from one Natrarchaeobaculum sulfurireducens window:
- the argC gene encoding N-acetyl-gamma-glutamyl-phosphate reductase translates to MAVDTDTDVGEGGETVTATVVGGSGFTGGELLRLLAGHPNVELAEVTSRSKAGKSVGSVHPPLRGADLRFTEPDDLESVDVLFAATPHGVSMSQIDDFFDVAETVVDLSADFRLETEEQYDEWYDGHDAPEYLEKAEYALPEINRENLAGAELIAGGGCNATATIMGLYPLVEAGIIDGEQQIVVDVKVGSSEGGAGGGEASSHPERSGVVRPYAPTGHRHEAEIEQFLGTSVAFTCHAVDMIRGASATSHVFPSGPVSKGDLWKAYRGCYEDEPFVRMAAGGSGVYRYPEPKAVAGTNYAEVGFELDPSNKRVVVFSAIDNMMKGSAGQAVHAANIALGFEETAGLEFAGLHPVGAP, encoded by the coding sequence ATGGCCGTCGACACCGACACCGACGTCGGCGAGGGCGGCGAGACCGTCACGGCAACCGTCGTCGGGGGCTCCGGCTTTACCGGCGGCGAACTGCTTCGCCTGCTCGCAGGCCACCCGAACGTCGAGCTCGCCGAGGTGACGAGCCGCTCGAAAGCGGGAAAGAGCGTCGGCTCTGTCCATCCGCCACTGCGCGGAGCGGACCTGCGCTTTACCGAACCAGATGACCTCGAGTCCGTCGACGTGCTGTTCGCCGCGACGCCCCACGGCGTCTCGATGAGCCAGATCGACGACTTCTTCGACGTTGCCGAGACGGTCGTCGACCTCTCGGCGGACTTCCGCCTCGAGACCGAAGAGCAGTACGACGAGTGGTACGACGGCCACGACGCGCCCGAGTACCTCGAGAAGGCGGAGTATGCCCTTCCGGAGATCAATCGGGAGAATCTCGCGGGCGCCGAGTTGATCGCCGGCGGTGGCTGTAACGCCACGGCCACGATTATGGGCCTCTACCCGCTCGTCGAGGCCGGCATTATCGACGGGGAGCAACAGATCGTCGTCGACGTCAAAGTCGGCTCCTCGGAAGGGGGAGCTGGCGGCGGCGAGGCCTCGAGTCACCCCGAGCGTTCGGGCGTCGTCCGTCCGTACGCACCGACGGGCCACCGACACGAAGCCGAGATCGAGCAGTTCCTCGGCACCTCGGTCGCGTTCACGTGCCACGCTGTCGACATGATCCGTGGTGCGAGCGCGACGAGCCACGTCTTCCCCTCGGGACCCGTCTCGAAGGGCGACCTCTGGAAGGCCTACCGCGGCTGTTATGAGGACGAGCCGTTCGTCCGGATGGCAGCCGGCGGCTCCGGCGTGTATCGGTATCCGGAACCGAAGGCCGTCGCCGGGACGAACTACGCCGAAGTCGGCTTCGAACTCGATCCGTCGAACAAGCGCGTCGTCGTCTTCTCGGCGATCGACAACATGATGAAGGGGTCGGCCGGCCAGGCCGTCCACGCCGCCAACATCGCCCTCGGCTTCGAGGAAACCGCCGGACTCGAGTTTGCGGGACTGCATCCCGTGGGGGCACCCTGA
- a CDS encoding acetylglutamate/acetylaminoadipate kinase, whose protein sequence is MTVVVKIGGARAVDPEGALADVSNLVEEGEDVVLTHGGSTAVDETLEDLGQEPTYVETPGGVVGRFTDEDTMDVFKMVMPGTLNTDLVESLQNEGVNAVGLSGLDGKLLEGKRKSAVRVKEDGKKKIKRGDHSGKIESVNAELLETLLSGGYTPVASVPMLGAEKDGGYTAVNADADRAAAAIAGALRADLVLLTDVSGIYEDPDDESTRIDSASTPEAFESVKQAAEGFMTKKVMAAEEALDGGAASVVVATANADEPISGALSGEGTTLEPGVLADGEEVEQ, encoded by the coding sequence ATGACAGTCGTCGTCAAAATCGGCGGCGCACGCGCCGTCGATCCCGAAGGTGCGCTCGCGGACGTCTCGAACCTCGTCGAGGAAGGCGAAGACGTCGTCCTCACCCACGGTGGCTCGACGGCCGTCGACGAGACGCTCGAGGACCTCGGCCAGGAACCAACCTACGTCGAGACACCCGGCGGCGTCGTCGGGCGCTTTACCGACGAGGACACCATGGACGTCTTCAAGATGGTGATGCCCGGCACGCTCAACACCGACCTTGTCGAGAGCCTACAGAACGAGGGCGTGAACGCGGTCGGGCTCTCGGGGCTCGACGGCAAGTTGCTCGAGGGCAAACGCAAGTCGGCCGTTCGCGTCAAAGAAGACGGCAAGAAGAAGATCAAACGCGGCGACCACTCCGGGAAGATCGAGTCGGTCAACGCGGAGTTGCTCGAGACGCTGCTGTCGGGCGGCTACACGCCCGTCGCCTCCGTCCCCATGCTGGGCGCGGAAAAAGACGGCGGGTACACCGCCGTGAACGCCGACGCCGACCGCGCCGCCGCGGCCATCGCGGGCGCACTCCGTGCCGACCTCGTTCTCCTCACCGACGTCTCGGGCATCTACGAAGACCCCGACGACGAGTCGACGAGGATCGATTCGGCGTCGACCCCCGAGGCCTTCGAGTCGGTCAAGCAAGCCGCTGAAGGGTTCATGACCAAGAAGGTCATGGCCGCCGAGGAAGCGCTGGACGGTGGTGCCGCGTCGGTCGTCGTCGCGACGGCCAACGCCGACGAGCCCATCTCGGGTGCACTGAGTGGCGAGGGCACGACGCTCGAGCCCGGCGTGCTCGCCGACGGCGAGGAGGTGGAACAGTGA
- a CDS encoding aspartate aminotransferase family protein has product MSDHDFISGSKPIPLERGEGPSLYAKDGTEYLDAGASYACTPLGHSHPAVVEAVQEQVGELTFVDSSFPVESRENAYAALVASAPAGLESAWFCNSGTEANEAALKFARSATGNSKIIAATRSFHGRTMGSLAATWKDAYKKPFEPLAGDVEFVPYGDSEELAEAVDDETAAVILEPIQGEGGINVPPAGYLETARERTEEAGAALVFDEVQTGMGRTGEMWACQNAGVTPDILTTAKGLGNGLPVGGVVVRDWIADGAASHNATFSGGPVVTAAVHATISTLLEEEWPAHAAELGEYLTSELEAALGEEVREVRGEGLLVGIELKRGSNRVARDLALEHQILALPAGRTVLRLLPPLVIDEAEADSIVAALAEIVAPEAQAES; this is encoded by the coding sequence GTGAGCGACCACGACTTCATCTCCGGCAGCAAGCCCATCCCGCTCGAGCGCGGCGAGGGGCCGTCTCTCTATGCCAAAGACGGCACCGAGTATCTCGACGCCGGCGCGAGCTACGCATGTACGCCGCTGGGTCACAGCCATCCGGCTGTCGTCGAGGCGGTCCAAGAGCAGGTCGGCGAACTCACGTTCGTCGACTCCTCGTTCCCGGTCGAATCCCGCGAGAACGCCTACGCGGCGCTCGTCGCCTCGGCACCAGCTGGCCTCGAGTCGGCCTGGTTCTGTAACTCCGGCACCGAGGCCAACGAGGCCGCACTGAAGTTCGCCCGCTCGGCGACCGGTAACTCGAAGATCATCGCCGCGACTCGCTCGTTCCACGGTCGAACAATGGGGTCGCTCGCAGCCACCTGGAAGGACGCGTACAAGAAGCCGTTCGAGCCGCTGGCCGGGGACGTGGAGTTCGTCCCGTACGGCGACAGCGAGGAACTCGCCGAGGCCGTCGACGACGAAACTGCGGCCGTGATCCTGGAACCGATCCAGGGCGAAGGTGGGATCAACGTCCCACCGGCGGGCTACCTCGAGACGGCCCGAGAACGCACCGAGGAGGCTGGCGCGGCGCTCGTCTTCGATGAGGTCCAGACCGGCATGGGCCGGACGGGCGAGATGTGGGCCTGCCAGAACGCAGGTGTCACGCCAGACATCCTCACGACGGCGAAAGGCCTCGGCAACGGCCTACCCGTCGGCGGCGTCGTCGTCCGCGACTGGATCGCCGACGGCGCGGCCTCGCACAACGCCACGTTCAGCGGTGGCCCCGTCGTCACCGCAGCGGTCCACGCCACCATCTCGACACTGCTCGAGGAGGAGTGGCCCGCCCACGCCGCCGAGCTGGGCGAGTACCTCACGAGCGAACTCGAGGCGGCACTGGGCGAGGAGGTCCGTGAGGTCCGCGGCGAGGGCCTGCTCGTCGGCATCGAGTTGAAACGCGGTTCGAACCGCGTCGCTCGCGATCTGGCGCTCGAACACCAGATCCTGGCGCTGCCGGCGGGACGGACCGTTCTCCGGCTGCTCCCGCCGCTCGTGATCGACGAGGCGGAAGCCGACTCGATCGTCGCTGCACTGGCCGAGATCGTCGCCCCCGAAGCACAGGCCGAATCATGA
- a CDS encoding [LysW]-lysine hydrolase, whose protein sequence is MSASMDDTTAVSLEDARTLLVDLVSIPSPSGEEREAAKRLVDFFEAHDREVWIDAVGNVRAPADDSVLLTSHIDTVPGDIPVEVEATGDDEILWGRGSVDATGPLAAMAAAAVRTGVSFVGVVGEEVDSSGSRYLIDDRETAPEAVVNGEPSGANGITLGYRGLLAGTYVATSESGHTSRPDPNAIQHAVSWWSAVEDRFEGGEYEPIFEQVTTKPVDIQGGISEDGLSVEATMDVQLRVPPALDVETVREAAEAELEVGTVTWKDKVPPVMMSPRTEVARAFRVAIRNEGEEPRLLRKTGTSDMNVYASAWDCPMATYGPGNSDLDHAPDERLSLAEFDRSVAILERVATTLSEGDDE, encoded by the coding sequence ATGAGCGCGTCGATGGACGACACCACGGCCGTCTCGCTCGAGGACGCCCGCACCCTGTTGGTCGATCTGGTCTCGATCCCCTCGCCGTCAGGCGAGGAACGCGAAGCAGCCAAACGGCTCGTCGACTTCTTCGAAGCCCACGACCGCGAGGTCTGGATCGACGCCGTCGGCAACGTGCGTGCACCCGCGGACGACTCCGTCCTGTTGACCTCACACATCGACACCGTTCCGGGTGACATCCCGGTCGAGGTCGAAGCGACCGGCGACGACGAGATCCTCTGGGGTCGCGGCAGCGTCGACGCGACGGGTCCACTGGCGGCGATGGCCGCCGCAGCCGTCCGAACGGGCGTCTCGTTCGTCGGCGTCGTCGGCGAGGAAGTCGACTCGAGCGGGTCGCGCTATCTCATCGACGACCGTGAGACGGCCCCGGAAGCCGTCGTCAACGGCGAGCCATCCGGTGCTAACGGCATCACACTCGGTTATCGTGGCCTGCTCGCCGGTACCTACGTCGCGACCAGCGAGTCTGGGCACACCTCCCGACCGGATCCGAACGCGATCCAACACGCCGTCAGCTGGTGGTCGGCCGTCGAAGACCGGTTCGAAGGTGGCGAGTACGAACCCATCTTCGAGCAGGTGACGACCAAGCCCGTCGACATCCAAGGCGGTATCAGCGAGGATGGGCTCTCCGTCGAGGCGACGATGGACGTCCAGTTACGCGTCCCGCCCGCCCTCGACGTCGAAACGGTTCGCGAAGCCGCAGAGGCCGAACTCGAGGTCGGAACCGTTACCTGGAAGGACAAGGTTCCGCCGGTGATGATGAGTCCGCGTACGGAGGTCGCCCGGGCGTTTCGGGTCGCCATCCGCAACGAGGGCGAAGAGCCGCGACTGCTCAGAAAGACCGGCACCAGCGACATGAACGTCTACGCCAGCGCCTGGGACTGTCCGATGGCCACCTACGGCCCCGGCAACTCTGACCTCGATCACGCACCCGACGAGCGACTCTCGCTCGCCGAGTTCGACCGATCGGTCGCGATTCTCGAACGGGTCGCGACCACACTCAGTGAAGGTGACGACGAATGA
- the argF gene encoding ornithine carbamoyltransferase, translating to MTDEPRHFLEIDDVSTDELGAILDRADEYKRAQHNGEAHEDLDGQTLGMIFQKPSTRTRVSFETGMTQLGGHAVFLGEDDIQLGRGEPLKDTSRTLSRYVDAVMARVFKHENAEVLAEYATVPVVNGLTDDAHPCQTLADLQTIRELEGGFDGVSAAWVGDGNNVAQSFAVGCALTDIDLTVATPEGYGIDDAVVERARELGGNLAVTNDPVEAATDADVIYTDVWISMGQEDERDVRMQAFEGFQVNSELLSYAPDASVMHCLPAHRGEEVTDAVVESDQSVVFDQAENRLHAQKALLSWLLE from the coding sequence ATGACCGACGAACCACGACACTTCCTCGAGATCGACGACGTCTCGACCGACGAACTCGGTGCGATCCTCGATCGTGCCGACGAGTACAAACGCGCCCAGCACAACGGTGAGGCCCACGAAGACCTCGACGGGCAGACGCTGGGGATGATCTTCCAGAAGCCGAGCACCCGGACCCGCGTCTCCTTCGAGACGGGGATGACACAACTCGGCGGCCACGCCGTCTTCCTCGGCGAGGACGACATCCAGCTTGGCCGGGGCGAACCGCTAAAAGACACCTCCCGTACCCTCTCGCGGTACGTCGACGCCGTGATGGCCCGCGTGTTCAAACACGAGAACGCGGAGGTGCTCGCCGAGTACGCCACCGTCCCCGTGGTCAACGGCCTGACAGACGACGCCCACCCCTGCCAGACGCTCGCGGACTTACAGACGATCCGCGAACTCGAGGGTGGGTTCGACGGCGTTTCGGCGGCCTGGGTCGGCGACGGCAACAACGTCGCCCAGTCGTTTGCCGTGGGGTGTGCACTGACCGACATCGACCTCACCGTCGCGACGCCAGAAGGCTACGGGATCGACGACGCGGTCGTCGAACGCGCCCGCGAACTGGGCGGGAACCTGGCGGTGACGAACGATCCCGTCGAAGCGGCCACGGACGCTGACGTTATCTACACTGACGTCTGGATCAGCATGGGTCAGGAGGACGAACGCGACGTTCGTATGCAGGCGTTCGAGGGCTTTCAGGTCAACTCGGAGCTGCTCTCTTATGCCCCCGACGCGTCGGTGATGCACTGTCTCCCCGCACACCGCGGCGAGGAGGTCACCGACGCAGTCGTCGAGAGCGACCAGTCGGTCGTCTTCGACCAGGCAGAGAATCGACTTCACGCCCAAAAGGCGCTGTTGAGTTGGCTGCTCGAGTAG
- the thrC gene encoding threonine synthase: MSLSLSADRPSVPDEADNGVWLECIECGETYAPFEAVRYTCDECDGLLEVRYADLPTFDEFEGHGVWRYAPALPLEEGVTIQEGATPLYEVPRLEESVGVEALRIKHEGMNPTGSFKDRGMTVGTAVAKELGVGRLACASTGNTSAALAAYGTRGGMETLVLLPAGKVAAGKVAQASLHGARILEVDGNFDACLDIVQDLASRGEVYLLNSLNPFRLEGQKTIGLEILEAFQADYDAFPDRIVLPVGNAGNTSALYKAFRELVQAGALEPEEVPKLTGVQAEGAAPMVEAIENDADEVRRWDDVETRATAIRIGNPVNAPKALPGIRETGGTAISVSDEEITDAQRDLAREGIGVEPASAASVAGLRKLRAEGIVDDDERVACLTTGHLLKDPDAAAAAGGDPEPVPADTDGVLAHLEE; encoded by the coding sequence ATGAGTCTCAGTCTCTCCGCCGACCGACCGTCGGTGCCCGACGAGGCAGACAACGGCGTCTGGCTCGAGTGTATCGAGTGCGGTGAAACCTACGCGCCGTTCGAGGCCGTTCGGTACACCTGTGACGAATGCGACGGCCTGCTCGAGGTTCGGTACGCCGACCTCCCGACGTTCGACGAGTTCGAGGGCCACGGCGTCTGGCGCTACGCTCCAGCCTTGCCGCTCGAGGAGGGCGTGACGATCCAGGAGGGTGCGACGCCGCTGTATGAGGTCCCTCGACTCGAAGAAAGCGTTGGCGTCGAGGCGCTGCGCATCAAACACGAGGGGATGAACCCCACCGGCTCGTTCAAAGACCGCGGGATGACTGTCGGCACGGCCGTCGCGAAGGAACTCGGCGTCGGCCGACTCGCCTGTGCGTCGACCGGCAACACGAGCGCCGCACTGGCGGCCTACGGCACCCGTGGCGGAATGGAAACGCTCGTCCTTCTGCCCGCAGGGAAAGTCGCCGCCGGCAAGGTGGCCCAGGCCAGCCTCCACGGCGCGCGCATTCTCGAGGTCGACGGCAACTTCGACGCCTGTCTCGACATCGTCCAGGACCTCGCCAGCCGCGGTGAGGTCTACCTGCTGAACTCGCTGAACCCCTTCCGACTCGAGGGCCAGAAGACGATCGGTCTCGAGATCCTCGAAGCGTTCCAGGCCGACTACGATGCGTTCCCCGACCGGATCGTCCTGCCGGTGGGCAACGCGGGCAACACCTCGGCGCTGTACAAGGCGTTCCGCGAGCTCGTTCAGGCGGGTGCACTCGAGCCCGAAGAGGTTCCGAAGCTAACCGGCGTCCAGGCCGAGGGGGCCGCGCCGATGGTCGAGGCCATCGAAAACGACGCCGACGAGGTTCGTCGGTGGGACGACGTCGAGACGCGGGCGACGGCGATCCGGATCGGCAATCCGGTCAACGCGCCGAAGGCCCTACCCGGCATCCGCGAGACCGGTGGCACGGCGATCTCGGTCTCAGACGAGGAAATCACCGACGCCCAGCGCGACCTCGCCCGCGAGGGGATCGGCGTCGAACCCGCCTCCGCGGCCTCCGTCGCTGGCCTACGAAAACTCCGCGCCGAGGGGATCGTCGACGACGACGAGCGGGTCGCCTGCCTGACGACGGGCCACCTGCTCAAAGACCCCGACGCAGCCGCAGCCGCTGGCGGCGATCCGGAGCCGGTGCCGGCCGACACCGACGGCGTGCTGGCCCATCTCGAGGAGTAG
- a CDS encoding type 1 glutamine amidotransferase has product MSQLRIAVLNAAHQDENTTRNFRRELDASLSEYDVTTGTVPDDYGFDAVVITGSRSSVYWDDDWIDATKSWVAGAVDRDIPCLGVCWGHQLLADVLGGTVEDMGAYEVGYSEIERTTDSRLFDGIDETFTAFTSHSDEVSELPPGATPLAKNEYSNHGFRRDRVFGVQFHPEYDPKTARSLVHRKNLSDERLESVLAEITAENYRAACEAKLVFENFLEFVREVSSTPADGSIEVDADTSAEVGCSD; this is encoded by the coding sequence ATGAGCCAGCTTCGAATTGCCGTCCTGAACGCCGCCCACCAGGACGAGAATACGACGCGAAACTTCCGGCGCGAGCTCGACGCTTCGCTGTCGGAGTACGACGTGACGACCGGGACGGTGCCCGACGACTACGGATTCGACGCCGTCGTGATCACCGGTTCTCGGTCGTCTGTCTACTGGGACGACGACTGGATCGACGCGACCAAATCGTGGGTCGCCGGCGCGGTCGACCGCGACATTCCGTGTCTCGGGGTCTGTTGGGGTCACCAGCTGTTAGCGGACGTCCTCGGCGGCACCGTCGAGGACATGGGTGCCTACGAGGTCGGCTACAGCGAAATCGAGCGCACGACTGATTCACGGCTGTTCGACGGCATCGACGAGACGTTCACGGCCTTTACGAGCCACTCGGACGAGGTCTCCGAACTGCCGCCGGGGGCGACGCCGCTCGCGAAAAACGAGTATTCGAACCACGGCTTTCGCCGTGACCGAGTCTTCGGTGTCCAGTTTCACCCCGAATACGACCCGAAAACCGCTCGCTCGCTCGTCCACCGCAAGAACCTCTCCGACGAGCGACTCGAGTCGGTCCTCGCCGAGATCACCGCGGAAAACTACCGTGCAGCCTGCGAGGCGAAACTCGTCTTCGAGAACTTCCTCGAGTTCGTCCGTGAGGTTTCGTCGACGCCGGCTGACGGATCCATCGAGGTCGACGCGGATACGTCGGCCGAAGTCGGCTGTTCGGACTGA
- a CDS encoding ArgE/DapE family deacylase: MTFATAWDEQLRSFVDDLCRFETTPGDEAPAQKWLREFLEQAGFETYTWEANPERLADHPSFPDDPSAIETANRPSVAGVLEFGDPDAGRTLVLNGHVDVVPADSGWTGEPFEPRWRDGTLTARGATDMKSGLAAAIFAARHLAASDPHFDGRLVVESVVGEEEGGIGAAAAALENPYPFERDAAIVAEPTDCRPVIATEGSLMKRLRIEGRSAHAATRWHGESVLPHFERIRQAFSDLESERGERVEHPLYKAFPIPWPVCFGRLEAGRWASSVPDELTAEVRIGVAPGETVDEVEREFDERLASVVAADPFLGANPPAFERFSIQFEPAEIDPDEPVVKAVQSAMTAAGLSDTAPRGATYGADSRHYVHAGIPTVLFGPGEIQQAHFPDESIEWEAVLAAGELLAAAARTYLED, from the coding sequence ATGACCTTTGCGACCGCGTGGGACGAGCAGTTGCGGTCGTTCGTCGACGACCTCTGTCGATTCGAGACCACCCCTGGAGACGAGGCCCCAGCCCAGAAGTGGCTTCGCGAGTTCCTCGAGCAGGCCGGCTTCGAGACGTACACCTGGGAGGCCAACCCCGAGCGGCTGGCCGATCACCCGTCGTTTCCCGACGATCCGTCTGCGATCGAGACGGCGAATCGGCCGAGCGTCGCGGGCGTCCTCGAGTTCGGCGATCCCGATGCTGGCCGAACGCTCGTGTTGAACGGCCACGTGGACGTGGTACCAGCCGACAGCGGCTGGACTGGGGAGCCGTTCGAGCCGCGCTGGCGGGACGGGACGCTTACGGCCCGTGGGGCGACGGACATGAAATCCGGGCTGGCGGCGGCGATCTTCGCTGCTCGCCACCTCGCGGCCTCCGATCCCCACTTCGACGGCCGACTCGTCGTCGAGAGCGTCGTCGGCGAGGAGGAAGGCGGCATCGGTGCCGCGGCCGCCGCACTCGAGAACCCGTACCCCTTCGAGCGGGACGCGGCGATCGTCGCCGAGCCGACGGACTGCCGGCCGGTGATCGCCACGGAGGGGAGCCTCATGAAGCGTCTCCGCATCGAGGGCCGGTCGGCACACGCGGCGACGCGCTGGCACGGCGAGTCCGTTCTCCCCCACTTCGAGCGCATCCGACAGGCCTTTTCGGACCTCGAGTCGGAGCGCGGTGAGCGCGTCGAACACCCGCTGTACAAGGCGTTTCCGATCCCGTGGCCGGTCTGTTTCGGTCGCCTCGAGGCGGGTCGCTGGGCGTCGTCGGTACCCGACGAACTCACAGCGGAGGTCAGAATTGGCGTCGCGCCCGGTGAAACCGTCGACGAGGTCGAACGGGAGTTCGATGAGCGGCTGGCGTCCGTCGTTGCGGCGGACCCCTTCCTCGGGGCGAACCCACCGGCGTTCGAGCGCTTTTCGATCCAGTTCGAACCGGCCGAGATCGACCCCGACGAGCCCGTGGTCAAGGCCGTACAGTCCGCGATGACGGCTGCGGGACTGTCCGACACCGCACCGCGGGGGGCGACCTACGGCGCGGATAGTCGCCACTACGTTCACGCCGGAATTCCGACGGTGCTGTTCGGACCGGGCGAGATCCAGCAGGCTCACTTCCCGGACGAGTCGATCGAGTGGGAGGCGGTGCTTGCGGCGGGTGAACTGCTGGCGGCTGCGGCACGGACATACCTCGAAGACTGA
- a CDS encoding tripartite tricarboxylate transporter permease: protein MSFETFVDASLALLDLEILIWLLAGVLLGIVVGGLPGLGPPLGMAIILPLTLPLDAAPAIILLVGVYSGSMYGGSIAAILINTPGVSSSAATMFDGYPMSKQGRAGTALSISATASAFAGLFTITALILFSPLLAQMVLAVGTPERFLVALLGLCMITVITRGSFAKGLLAGFAGLLVTTIGSAQPVATDRRYSDHLLLFDGIDFVAVLIGLFAIAEMMKLAGQKGGIAEGEVTIDASGIREGIKSTFSRPVTVFKSGMIGMIVGAIPGAGATVSNFVAYSEAVRSSSEPETFGSGNEVGVVASESSNNGTVAGSLVPAISFGIPGSSSTAVLIGGLLMHGVTPGTQMFQADGELLLTYTMLLALLIGNVVILVVGLGAVTRLGYLTKIDTNYIIPMVVVLSFLGTYALRINPIDILTIIIFGVIGFYMVRYNYSVIAFVLGVVLGDIAEDNLRTALQLSDGSYMIFINPFEYGRWLSPILSLVIFWLLVGPFAKPWIDRKLGRN from the coding sequence ATGAGCTTCGAGACGTTCGTCGACGCCTCGCTTGCGCTGCTCGATCTCGAGATCCTGATCTGGCTGCTGGCAGGCGTCCTTCTCGGGATCGTCGTCGGCGGGTTGCCCGGACTTGGCCCGCCACTCGGGATGGCGATCATCCTGCCGCTGACGCTGCCACTCGATGCAGCACCGGCGATTATCCTGCTCGTCGGGGTGTACAGCGGCTCGATGTACGGCGGATCTATCGCCGCGATCCTGATCAATACACCGGGGGTGTCGTCGTCGGCAGCGACGATGTTCGACGGCTATCCGATGTCGAAGCAGGGTCGGGCGGGAACGGCGCTGTCGATCTCGGCGACTGCCTCGGCGTTTGCTGGCCTGTTCACGATCACGGCGCTGATCCTGTTCTCGCCGCTGCTCGCGCAGATGGTGCTTGCGGTTGGGACGCCCGAGCGGTTCTTGGTCGCCCTGCTCGGGCTCTGTATGATCACGGTGATCACGCGGGGATCGTTCGCGAAGGGGCTGTTGGCTGGATTCGCTGGCTTGCTCGTCACGACGATCGGGTCGGCACAGCCGGTGGCCACCGACCGGCGATACTCCGATCACCTGCTGCTGTTCGACGGAATCGACTTCGTCGCCGTGCTCATCGGACTGTTCGCGATCGCCGAGATGATGAAACTCGCCGGGCAGAAAGGTGGAATCGCCGAGGGTGAAGTCACCATCGACGCCAGCGGCATCAGAGAGGGGATCAAGTCGACGTTCAGCCGGCCCGTGACGGTGTTCAAATCGGGAATGATCGGTATGATCGTCGGGGCGATTCCGGGTGCAGGCGCGACGGTCTCGAACTTCGTTGCCTACTCCGAAGCCGTCAGATCGTCGAGTGAGCCCGAAACGTTCGGATCGGGCAACGAGGTCGGCGTCGTCGCCTCGGAGTCATCGAACAACGGGACCGTCGCTGGCTCGCTCGTGCCGGCGATCTCCTTCGGTATTCCGGGGAGTTCGTCGACGGCCGTTCTCATCGGCGGCCTGTTGATGCACGGCGTCACGCCTGGCACGCAGATGTTTCAGGCCGACGGTGAGTTGCTGTTGACATACACGATGTTGCTGGCACTGCTCATCGGTAACGTCGTCATCCTGGTCGTTGGACTGGGTGCGGTCACTCGCCTGGGCTACCTGACGAAGATCGACACGAACTACATCATCCCCATGGTCGTCGTTCTCTCGTTCCTTGGGACCTACGCCCTCCGGATCAACCCGATCGACATCCTGACGATCATCATCTTCGGCGTGATCGGCTTCTACATGGTTCGGTACAACTACTCGGTGATCGCGTTCGTTCTCGGGGTCGTCCTCGGAGACATCGCCGAGGACAACCTCCGGACCGCCCTGCAGCTTTCGGACGGTTCGTACATGATCTTCATCAATCCGTTCGAGTACGGTCGCTGGCTCTCGCCGATCCTGTCGCTGGTGATCTTCTGGCTGCTCGTCGGTCCATTCGCCAAACCCTGGATCGACCGCAAACTCGGCCGGAACTGA